AAATAGAAACCATCATCATATAGCCTTTGATTAACATGGCCATTATTTCATACGATGCATATGTATGTTGTCTAAAAGGAGGAGAAAATAAAGAGATTAGGAGTGCGGAAAGAACTCCAAAAcacaataaaaaaaaactgctGTATAATGGGAGCTTAGCTGGAAGTTCAGTATAATTGATGCTGATGTACTCAATTTAGCTTGAGGTTTTTGGTTGGATTAATGAGTTGAATTATTGGATTTATCAGATAAGTAATATTTGATCATGATCCCATGGATTTCTTCTGTGTCACTTACAATTAGATATTAAGGAAGCCGTCAATTCAATACTCGAATTAAATGGCAATACCAGTTACTTATATCCTCTTTGGATTGAATTCAAGTACTAAGTGCTGTAGCCTGGTTCTCAGTACATCGTGGCTTTAGCCCTAGTTTTATAATTGATATAATATCTGGTGCCCTAGACAACATCGTAGGCCATCCAGGTCAACAGTAGCTTCTTCTACCGAACATATAAGATAATATACAACAATCATGGAACAGCGCTTATATCAAATGAGAAGCagattgaaaaattattcGCTGGtatattttgttgatttcGGATCTAATTATCAAATACTGCACCCCATTCCTTTACAGTTGAATTATTAATACATGACTTCTCAGGACATGATGCATAGAATCAAGGATTGACAACTCCATTTCAACAACATATCACTAGAATACTTTTCTTGTATATCCTTGGGCTGATCGGGATCAAGCTGATTTTAAAATTGTTAAAAATCAAGTTTCGAAAAGCTCTGTATCTAAAGCACGCGGTTTTAGTATGTACTCCATGGAAATTGTTAATAAAAGAGTGAAGTTAATGTGGATAGTGATTTGTAATGCAAAAGGATTGGTACTAAAGAGTACGAAAATGCAGATGAGTTGTTATTGAATCAGATGACAAATGTCCGAGATTGACTAATCACGTTGTAAACTCAGCGACATAATTCCGTGTTTTATCGAAGGCTTCAGAGTTCTTCCTCGGTAAGGCTGTGATATCAGTACCCTAAAGCTGTATATAAAGAGACGCGATCGGTGGTGGTATAGCCCGACTGAAGTGCCCTACTTGACGATTGCTACAGTCATAAGTTTTGTAAAGTTGTCATGTATGATGGATAGCTTATCAATAGTCTCATAGATTAGTCGCgctttttcaaaatagGCGAATCATCGACTATAAGCAAAGCTACATTTCACTAACTTATCCATAGAGTAAAAATGTCATACACGGTAATTACAGGCGCCAATGGTTTTATTGCGCAACATATCATCAAGATTCTCTTGAGTAACGGTCATAAGGTCATAGGAACGGTTAGAACTCAAGAAAAGGCTGACACCATAGCTAATTTGTTCGACAATGAGAACTTGATTTTAGAAATCGTTCCGGATTTAAACGCTGTTGAGGCATTCGATCCATTGTTTAAAAAGTACAACACTCAAATCAAATACGTTTTGCACACTGCATCCCCAGTTGACTCGACTCTCACTGATTTACAAAATGATTTTATCAACACAGCCATCACTGGTACTTTGTCCGTTTTCAATGCTATCAAAAAGTACGCTGCCGATTCTGTTGAAAGTGTCGTATACACCTCTTCTTCGGTAGCTGGTGCTAATTTCAAAACATTTTTAGACCCAACGGCTGTAATAAACGAAGAGTCTTGGAACCCAGATGACAGAGAAGACGttgttgatattctttctgCTTACTCCGTTTCCAAAAAATTGGCTGAGAAAGCCGCCTGGAACTTTAAGGAGGAGAACAAAGATGTTATCAAATTCAGATTATCCACTGTGAATCCATTTTTCGTTACTGGTCCGCAAGCTTTTGATGAAACTGCTAAGGGTAAATTAAATACAACTGCTTCTTACTTCGAACAAATTTTGGCATCTAAGCCAGACGGTAATCTTGCTCCATTTATTGGAAG
This genomic interval from Kluyveromyces marxianus DMKU3-1042 DNA, complete genome, chromosome 4 contains the following:
- a CDS encoding NADPH-dependent methylglyoxal reductase GRE2, encoding MSYTVITGANGFIAQHIIKILLSNGHKVIGTVRTQEKADTIANLFDNENLILEIVPDLNAVEAFDPLFKKYNTQIKYVLHTASPVDSTLTDLQNDFINTAITGTLSVFNAIKKYAADSVESVVYTSSSVAGANFKTFLDPTAVINEESWNPDDREDVVDILSAYSVSKKLAEKAAWNFKEENKDVIKFRLSTVNPFFVTGPQAFDETAKGKLNTTASYFEQILASKPDGNLAPFIGSPAVDVRDLAKAHYLALTEPRFDGQRIFLDGENYTTQQWYDVIHEKFPELNGKIAKGQPGTNKFQEGSMAKMDFSKSKKLLGFDQIPLKQTITDGMRQLLRVRGIPQN